A region from the Leishmania panamensis strain MHOM/PA/94/PSC-1 chromosome 20 sequence genome encodes:
- a CDS encoding d-isomer specific 2-hydroxyacid dehydrogenase, putative (TriTrypDB/GeneDB-style sysID: LpmP.20.1490), whose translation MLYFNRFPWRLVASKNEKKWNRFNCIELRRQKMVIIGYGDIGQACGEKATALGMEVTGIRRSGDNKADKFGVMVRGNDALDESIREADFVVGVLPGTHDTKHFFNKEFFAKMKPSAVFINIGRGMSQCEADVAEALNKGIIRGAALDVFEVEPLPKDSLLWEVPDCKLLITPHCGNLTENVIERTMEIFMDIFEEFFTHSRISAHTVCLKRGY comes from the coding sequence ATGCTGTACTTCAATCGTTTCCCATGGCGCCTGGTTGCCTCGAAGAATGAGAAGAAGTGGAACCGCTTCAACTGCATTGAGCTCCGCCGGCAGAAGATGGTGATCATCGGCTACGGTGACATCGGTCAAGCCTGTGGCGAGAAGGCCACCGCGCTGGGCATGGAGGTGACCGGCATCcgtcgcagcggcgacaaCAAGGCGGACAAGTTTGGCGTCATGGTGCGCGGCAATGACGCGCTTGACGAGTCGATCCGCGAGGCTGACTTTGTGGTGGGTGTGCTGCCCGGCACGCACGACACGAAGCACTTCTTCAACAAGGAGTTCTTTGCAAAGATGAAGCCGAGCGCCGTCTTCATCAACATCGGCCGGGGCATGTCCCAGTGCGAAGCCGACGTCGCCGAGGCCCTCAACAAAGGCATCAtccgcggtgctgctctcgaTGTGTTCGAGGTGGAGCCGCTGCCAAAGGACTCACTGTTGTGGGAAGTCCCTGACTGCAAGCTGCTGATAACGCCTCACTGTGGAAACTTGACGGAGAACGTGATAGAGCGCACCATGGAGATTTTCATGGACATTTTTGAGGAGTTCTTCACCCACAGCAGGATTTCCGCTCACACTGTGTGTCTGAAGAGGGGTTACTAA
- a CDS encoding hypothetical protein (TriTrypDB/GeneDB-style sysID: LpmP.20.1500): MSLFARSEQSVKSAYHCVTLLDNWDEDRRQFGQPVPTTSGTGDFDPNTTYNTSYKALTAAQTAEAKPPGCFAAEAPRILLFHHGDIGNIQTYCHATSELALTDRNERVYTNDEVLDMPGVSSRRKKTAALQKSMNGFSASRSDHSGALTGGLDVDEVSAAVQREALYLQSMAKTVCSTPYLASQMQTSASYSGGEKAATTESESGYAPPRLLPVGRVAERERLLTTKNVSIDATGMYVCDNLDAYPLTSSQCVGKMTKSCDNPMHKTNLRVHYMEDDY, encoded by the coding sequence ATGTCCCTCTTCGCAAGAAGTGAACAGAGCGTCAAGTCGGCCTACCACTGCGTAACCCTGCTCGACAACTGGGATGAGGATCGCCGTCAGTTCGGTCAGCCCgtccccaccaccagcggcaccggtgaCTTTGACCCCAACACGACCTACAACACATCGTACAAGGCGTTGACAGCCGCACAAACCGCAGAGGCGAAGCCGCCAGGCTGCTTCGCTGCCGAAGCGCCCCGcattcttctctttcatcaCGGCGACATCGGCAACATCCAGACCTACTGCCACGCCACATCCGAGCTGGCGCTCACGGACCGCAACGAGCGAGTCTATACAAATGACGAGGTGCTCGACATGCCCGGCGTCTCGTCGCGTCGTAAAAAgacagcggcactgcagaaGTCTATGAACGGGTTTAGCGCTAGCCGCAGCGACCACTCTGGCGCCTTAACGGGGGGTCTTGACGTCGACGAGGtgtcggcagcggtgcagcgagagGCACTCTACCTCCAGTCGATGGCAAAAACCGTGTGCTCCACCCCTTACTTGGCAAGTCAGATGCAGACCTCCGCAAGTTACTCTGGTGGCGAGAAGGCGGCGAcgacagagagcgagagtggctacgcgccgccacggctgctgccagTGGGACGCGTTGCGGAGCGAGAGCGGCTGCTCACCACCAAGAACGTCTCTATTGATGCCACTGGGATGTACGTGTGTGACAACTTAGATGCCTACCCGCTGACGAGTAGCCAGTGCGTCGGCAAGATGACCAAGTCGTGCGACAACCCAATGCACAAAACAAACCTTCGTGTCCATTACATGGAGGACGACTATTAA
- a CDS encoding hypothetical protein (TriTrypDB/GeneDB-style sysID: LpmP.20.1520), which yields MRVLYGTPLPPGLVAPTRGELRLRVDQLILDNETVNHNPLVQLFEAPDSASAVVAAEVDRPEATSASFSRSPNRFVVPVDYCCVGPIFWGETRPSAQGQPATPQLRRGPLTMAYPIKMVATQFEAYLERMTASPQQGVQVDVFVPSSYSGRPPVTVGRCRIALETLQPGHPVKGWFPVMHRRFRSSAEEVAPYTFAEVPVGKVKLTVTVEYFLSSRRPSPEPTVSTKHKRRESKDGGRVPLPHAKTRRSHHHLGRTGKDAAHAPTRTSSTSTETAAPDSSVSSLPTPVANERVRQRGLHRRQVDHQKTALLQDKSSATQHLLQKGLRLRAQMEAATRGLSFDDVDATAEAVPLGDRRVVHGHVSFKDVGDGMFADDMDEDVNDGSAAAYTSEDSDEEKFALQMQKDAEARDRRSVRQLNSTMSSSSHLAPAAAAHHLVRSPAAEPAPETAVEVLPNTNGDRVHSTRAAVELWFSNFSFAHTALTVDLRKIRINVRLSSDITTLEPSSGPLSSFVHPVPMQQPSICLHFDVCSFFEDRSKLVVEAYKVVGELELENENDPWSIEGPRHVAREELLGLSVIGLYRQSRAVVFRDPVADTSNVFAHLEVRVQHHSISHSTTTSTVLDALHQQQPQRQLSWNPTQGAASSSSQTPVSDAVQLSSIPASAVVVRPAKDHAVGAAVQTSPARRSHVPDALLREAASASPGIYPSRVLQAPVGGHSLSSDVTGRRRLRIVVYSAVELPRVAVAQSHNHSSATGCGESHFPIISARPPSIPEAGVDGATSYAEPNSFVTVEEVYRVEEAWGTKSKTAASTSCDPSAPSSCRQSIHNWYVDEAHGGFYDRSAVAKESSNPDYNYEVILQLPEITVPMDSSISAAAMTHGLADMLDELQLRVWHSDLSRQASVLSDSAAASGCAGDRSGRSRRASARQQEEHFWECAAYMGTCRVDLRPLRYLNRLDGYYRVVCERTPESAVGPSATEVESNTIGYVRLSVSLY from the coding sequence ATGCGAGTCTTGTACGGtaccccgctgccgcctggcCTTGTAGCCCCCACGAGGGGCgagctgcgcctgcgcgtaGATCAACTCATCCTAGACAATGAAACCGTCAATCACAACCCCTTAGTGCAACTCTTCGAGGCCCCCGACTCCGCTAGTGCTGTTGTGGCAGCAGAAGTAGACCGACCAGAGGCCACCTCCGCGTCGTTCTCGCGCAGTCCGAACCGCTTTGTGGTACCCGTCGACTACTGCTGTGTAGGTCCCATCTTTTGGGGTGAAACGCGCCCCTCCGCGCAAGGACAGCCCGCcacaccgcagctgcggcgtggCCCGCTCACGATGGCGTACCCAATCAAGATGGTGGCAACGCAGTTCGAGGCCTATCTCGAGCGCATGactgcgtcgccgcagcagggagTGCAGGTCGATGTGTTCGTCCCGTCGAGCTACAGCGGCCGGCCTCCTGTGACGGTCGGAAGGTGCAGAATTGCCCTTGAGACCCTTCAGCCAGGTCACCCTGTGAAGGGCTGGTTTCCCGTAATGCACCGACGCTTTCGCTCCTCCGCCGAAGAAGTTGCTCCGTACACGTTTGCTGAAGTGCCGGTCGGCAAGGTGAAGCTCACAGTCACCGTGGAATACTTCCTGAGCTCGCGACGACCATCACCGGAGCCGACCGTGTCCACCAAGCACAAGCGCCGCGAGAGCAAAGATGGCGGCCGCGTACCACTTCCACACGCCAAGACGCGCCGCTCTCACCACCATCTGGGGCGTACCGGTAAGgacgcagcgcacgcacctACGAGGACATCCTCAACGTCCACGGAGACTGCTGCACCCGACTCGTCTGTCTCCTCCTTACCTACTCCAGTCGCTAATGAAAGGGTGCGTCAGCGCGGACTTCATAGACGGCAAGTGGATCACCAGAAAACGGCCCTGCTCCAGGACAAGTCATCCGCCACGCAACACCTGCTTCAAAAAGGACTGCGGTTGCGGGCGCAGATGGAGGCAGCGACTCGTGGGTTAAGTTTCGACGATGTCGATGCTACCGCAGAAGCGGTGCCCCTTGGAGACCGACGCGTCGTTCACGGTCATGTGAGTTTCAAAGATGTAGGCGACGGCATGTTTGCCGACGACATGGATGAGGATGTTAACGATGGAAGTGCCGCCGCCTACACGTCAGAGGACAGTGATGAGGAGAAGTTTGCCTTGCAAATGCAAAAGGACGCCGAAGCACGCGATAGACGGAGCGTGCGACAGCTGAACTCAACAATGTCGAGCAGCTCCCATctcgcaccagcagcagcggcgcaccaccTTGTCCGTAGCCCAGCTGCTGAACCGGCACCTGAGACCGCCGTGGAGGTGTTGCCCAACACAAATGGTGACAGGGTCCACAGCACGCGAGCTGCCGTGGAGCTGTGGTTTTCCAACTTCTCCTTTGCGCACACAGCCCTCACGGTGGACTTACGCAAGATTCGCATTAACGTCCGTCTCAGTAGCGACATCACGACGTTGGAGCCGTCCTCCGGGCCACTCTCGTCGTTTGTTCACCCAGTACCGATGCAGCAGCCATCGATTTGCCTGCACTTTGACGTGTGCAGCTTCTTTGAAGATCGCAGTAAGCTCGTGGTCGAAGCGTACAAAGTGGTGGGTGAGCTGGAGCTGGAGAACGAGAATGACCCATGGAGCATCGAGGGACCGCGGCACGTGGCGAGGGAAGAGCTGCTTGGGCTTTCCGTGATTGGGCTTTACCGCCAATCGCGCGCTGTTGTCTTTCGGGACCCTGTTGCCGACACATCCAACGTCTTCGCCCACCTGGAAGTACGAGTACAGCACCACAGTATCAGtcacagcaccaccaccagtaCTGTTCTGGATGCACTTCATCAACAGCAGCCTCAGCGCCAATTATCTTGGAATCCCACCCAAGGTGCAGCAAGCAGCTCCTCACAGACGCCGGTGAGTGACGCTGTTCAACTCAGCAGCATCCCTGCGTCGGCCGTAGTCGTGCGGCCGGCGAAGGACCATGCCGTtggtgcagcggtgcagaCGTCTCCTGCTAGACGTAGCCACGTGCCGGACGCGTTACTGAGAGAGGCGGCAAGCGCTAGCCCCGGCATCTACCCTTCGCGCGTATTGCAGGCTCCCGTGGGCGGCCACTCGCTATCCAGTGATGTAACGGGACGCAGGCGCTTGCGCATCGTAGTGTACAGTGCTGTAGAGCTGCCACGTGTGGCAGTAGCACAGAGTCATAATCACAGCAGTGCAACTGGTTGCGGTGAGAGTCACTTTCCAATTATCTCCGCACGACCTCCGTCCATACCGGAGGCAGGTGTGGATGGCGCAACGAGCTATGCTGAGCCAAACTCCTTTGTCACTGTTGAGGAGGTGTACCGCGTCGAAGAGGCGTGGGGGACGAAATCAAAGACAGCGGCGTCTACCTCATGCGACCCCAGTGCACCATCGTCATGCAGGCAGTCAATCCACAACTGGTACGTTGATGAGGCGCACGGCGGCTTTTACGaccgcagcgctgttgcGAAGGAGAGCAGTAACCCGGACTATAACTACGAAGTGATTCTGCAGCTACCAGAAATAACTGTTCCCATGGATAGCAGCATCTCAGCGGCTGCAATGACGCACGGTCTAGCCGATATGCTGGACGAACTACAGCTGAGGGTGTGGCACTCGGACCTCTCTCGCCAGGCTTCCGTACTCAGTGACTCTGCTGCCGCGAGCGGTTGTGCTGGTGACAGGTCAGGCAGGTCGCGCAGGGCAAGCGCCCGCCAGCAGGAAGAGCACTTCTGGGAATGTGCAGCGTACATGGGCACGTGCCGTGTTGACCTCCGTCCGTTGCGCTACCTCAATAGATTGGATGGCTACTACCGTGTCGTGTGCGAGCGGACGCCTGAAAGCGCGGTAGGGCCGTCGGCTACAGAGGTGGAGTCAAACACCATTGGTTATGTGCGATTGAGCGTCTCACTGTACTGA
- a CDS encoding hypothetical protein (TriTrypDB/GeneDB-style sysID: LpmP.20.1530), translating into MSAAESSPTSPGPTGVRMAASAATTAAESLTAATTTANTTFTVTTTGSGSKGFQVTHTSYQHCSAPFRAASPPIAPAEFSGPRTSGPPGSPLQSPLLPPSVYGAVTLSPYLHNRSSSSSSVQSAAAADTPPLAHRTTAVPLITPRYQKKSRTAHHISVTDSFPTQQTPSEALRQEATERMTIQNGPVQYDQEVHFHTYDVYRHGKRQIHARSVGYSSDGDLVMMREDYSEPSDVDNGFVRKRTEISDPTVLDPRARRPLTEKEINSNRKLHLNRARYKKYPGIRAPKNRKVRNRLLNDYFAHELAREILVQAQKWRKLKEDEAETTVGPSFTDLPKAVIHAFDLEGEEQLLEFERLHIHPDVLAPQLRNVRAPVNPDSPEGRFQGLNTRLRGELQHALNSEFMTQQIEDLEVHFSDFIKDRSKSPESLVFHFRDGYGRLICHGVAAYYLLVSESRTVMDGSGTKLTYVSLPQTRRHGVRAVNPPQVPLLLVLKRNRRNLPAKHSLSAQTTPCLAPTPDTVAPPPELRLEGDIFSQKTGVDGADVMSPLCLNAPSMPSEKLQPSSDDDLVGDEMAARGHVAGAQQMENAGRNPTVFCTVHMKLPIADPLPIYIPMLSLTLVVEQRENTAEQLDAASAGASPDLGPTTLAMTATQRKKIRKAD; encoded by the coding sequence ATGTCAGCTGCAGAGTCCTCGCCAACCTCCCCCGGCCCGACAGGAGTGCGCATGGCAGCGTCTGCGGCGACCACTGCAGCTGAATCGTTGACAGCCGCAACTACCACGGCGAACACAACGTTTACCGTAACGACCACTGGCAGTGGTTCGAAAGGGTTTCAagtcacacacacgagcTACCAACACTGCAGTGCTCCCTtccgcgccgcctcgccaccTATTGCACCGGCAGAATTCTCTGGCCCCCGTACGAGCGGTCCCCCAGGGTCTCCACTGCAGTCTCCACTACTGCCCCCGAGTGTCTATGGAGCTGTGACACTGTCGCCGTATTTACACAATCggtcctcttcctcatcctctGTGCAatctgcggcagcggccgacACGCCGCCACTTGCCCatcgcaccaccgctgtaCCGCTCATCACGCCGCGCtaccaaaaaaaaagccgcACGGCGCATCACATAAGCGTGACGGATAGCTTCCCAACACAGCAGACGCCGTCAGAGGCATTGCGGCAAGAGGCAACCGAGCGCATGACGATCCAAAACGGTCCGGTGCAGTACGACCAAGAGGTACACTTTCACACCTACGACGTGTACCGCCACGGCAAGCGGCAGATTCACGCCCGTAGTGTAGGCtacagcagcgatggcgacTTGGTAATGATGCGTGAGGACTACTCGGAACCAAGCGACGTGGACAACGGTTTCGTGCGCAAACGGACAGAGATCTCGGACCCGACTGTGCTGGACCCGCGAGCGCGGCGGCCTTTGACGGAAAAGGAAATAAACAGCAACAGGAAACTCCACCTGAACCGCGCGCGATACAAGAAGTACCCAGGCATTCGCGCCCCCAAAAACCGTAAGGTGCGGAACCGCCTCCTGAACGACTACTTTGCACACGAACTGGCACGAGAGATTCTCGTCCAGGCACAGAAGTGGCGTAAGCTGAAAGAGGACGAGGCAGAAACGACTGTAGGGCCGTCGTTTACCGACCTGCCAAAGGCGGTGATACACGCGTTTGATCTCGAAGGAGAGGAACAGCTGCTGGAGTTCGAGCGACTGCACATTCATCCTGACgtgctggcgccgcagctACGCAACGTCCGAGCGCCGGTGAACCCCGACTCGCCAGAGGGTCGCTTCCAGGGCCTTAACACGCGTCTGcgcggcgagctgcagcacgccttGAACAGCGAGTTCATGACGCAGCAGATCGAAGACCTCGAGGTGCACTTTTCTGACTTCATCAAGGACAGGTCCAAGTCGCCGGAATCGCTTGTTTTTCATTTTCGCGACGGCTACGGTCGGCTCATCTGCCACGGGGTGGCTGCCTACTACCTGCTAGTGTCCGAGTCTCGTACGGTTATGGACGGGAGCGGGACGAAGCTAACGTATGTCTCGCTCCCCCAAACGCGTCGTCACGGCGTTCGTGCCGTCAATCCGCCGCAGGTGCCGCTCCTACTCGTGCTGAAACGAAACCGCCGAAATTTGCCCGCCAAGCACAGTCTTTCCGCCCAGACGACGCCGTGCCTTGCGCCAACGCCAGACACAgttgcaccgccgccggagCTGAGGCTGGAAGGCGATATCTTTAGCCAGAAGACCGGGGTAGACGGCGCAGATGTGATGTCACCTCTTTGCCTTAATGCACCGTCAATGCCGAGCGAAAAATTGCAGCCGAGTAGCGACGATGACCTTGTTGGTGATGAAATGGCTGCACGCGGGCACGTGGCCGGCGCTCAACAGATGGAGAACGCCGGAAGGAACCCAACCGTATTTTGCACCGTCCATATGAAGCTGCCGATCGCTGACCCTCTTCCGATCTACATTCCCATGCTGAGTTTGACGCTCGTAGtagagcagcgagagaacACTGCAGAGCAGCTGGATGCGGCGAGTGCTGGCGCCTCGCCGGATTTGGGGCCGACCACGCTCGCAATGACAGCGACACAGCGAAAGAAGATCCGCAAGGCGGATTGA
- a CDS encoding tyrosine phosphatase isoform, putative (TriTrypDB/GeneDB-style sysID: LpmP.20.1510) — translation MNSEPVDTNPLVPTTLYEKVTYYLRDRTKYLHVQNEIPLEVTNKLAMVNNYYVSVADPQDMSFTNSGEHTADHVCWVVYNFFLRLYVQAALLVPTLLFLLFIAVQTHHSPTFLLLYSLVIDVEVLSMWAYERGARFAAGHWWELVWLIIGLVVVNIHVLYPANVLCALLLVVHWMFMARITVIQVSRALRVFCASDRRCYIAEGVVLDMAYITRNLLAMGWPAKGTEAFYRNPWRNVVDFLHRKYARLSSHVITLCSERCTEPFPRQSTYPVDDHNPAEMPLMISFCCEVADYVMADPYNRVVAVHCKGGKGRTGTMICAYLMYCGQCRSADAALRHFSLLRSRIGAQKLQGVQTPSQERYVRYFEHLINEHPGMVIPSHPRRVRRLELHTIPQLWVLHGVEHLWMTVIVKPCTERRIVYLTNRTVTFNSAVPDPRTYNWRTQIKDLFHSDEEVIYQEANEMDAAESGSTGYRPDQRSFRVIGEAGDVLQLAFPEEIPVVDGDVCFKFFFFKNNPNPLLPPVQFWIHTGLEKHSTIRLERSDLDGPSKDTKGLRYSADFAVELVLEDAQVEKAERE, via the coding sequence ATGAACTCCGAGCCTGTGGACACGAATCCACTGGTGCCCACTACGCTGTATGAGAAAGTGACGTACTACCTACGCGACCGCACTAAGTACCTTCACGTGCAGAATGAAATCCCGCTAGAGGTAACGAATAAACTTGCCATGGTAAACAACTACTACGTCTCTGTTGCCGACCCGCAAGATATGAGCTTCACAAACTCGGGTGAGCATACTGCGGACCACGTTTGCTGGGTGGTCTACAACTTTTTCCTCCGACTGTacgtgcaggcggcgctgctcgtACCCACCCTTTTGTTCCTCCTTTTTATAGCGGTGCAGACCCACCACTCGCCGACGTTTCTCCTTCTGTACAGCCTCGTGATCGATGTCGAAGTGCTCTCGATGTGGGCCTACGAGAGGGGTGCACGCTTCGCCGCAGGACACTGGTGGGAGCTCGTGTGGCTGATCATAGGGCTTGTGGTGGTGAACATCCACGTGTTGTACCCCGCAAACGTCCTTTGCGCTCTGCTGCTTGTGGTGCATTGGATGTTCATGGCACGCATCACCGTCATTCAGGTTTCCCGGGCACTGCGTGTGTTTTGCGCCTCCGATCGCCGCTGCTACATCGCCGAGGGCGTTGTTCTGGACATGGCCTACATCACCCGCAACCTGCTCGCGATGGGGTGGCCAGCGAAAGGAACGGAGGCGTTTTATCGAAATCCGTGGAGGAATGTGGTGGACTTTCTCCACCGCAAGTATGCGCGCCTCTCCTCACACGTCATCACGCTCTGCTCTGAGCGCTGCACGGAGCCGTTTCCACGGCAGTCCACCTATCCTGTGGATGACCACAACCCCGCCGAGATGCCCCTCATGATTTCTTTTTGCTGCGAAGTCGCTGACTACGTCATGGCCGACCCGTACAACCGGGTGGTCGCGGTGCACTGTAAAGGTGGCAAGGGACGCACTGGCACGATGATCTGCGCGTACCTCATGTATTGCGGTCaatgccgcagcgccgacgctgccTTGCGACACTTCAGTCTACTACGCAGCCGGATCGGCGCGCAGAAGCTGCAAGGCGTGCAGACCCCCTCGCAGGAGCGCTACGTTCGCTACTTTGAGCACCTCATCAACGAACACCCTGGAATGGTCATCCCATCTCATCCGCGTCGTGTTCGTCGACTCGAACTGCACACTATCCCGCAGTTGTGGGTATTGCACGGGGTGGAGCACCTGTGGATGACCGTCATTGTGAAGCCGTGCACAGAGCGGCGTATCGTGTACCTCACGAACCGCACCGTCACGTTCAACTCCGCGGTGCCGGATCCGCGCACGTACAACTGGCGCACGCAAATTAAAGACCTCTTccacagcgacgaggaggtgaTCTACCAGGAGGCAAACGAGATGGATGCGGCGGAGAGCGGGAGCACTGGCTACCGGCCGGATCAGCGATCTTTTCGCGTTATTGGTGAAGCTggcgacgtgctgcagctggcctTCCCAGAGGAGATCccggtcgtggatggcgatgTCTGCTTTAagttcttcttcttcaaAAACAACCCCaatccgctgctgccacccgTGCAGTTTTGGATTCACACCGGGTTGGAGAAGCACTCGACGATTCGGCTCGAGCGCAGCGACCTGGACGGGCCGTCCAAGGATACGAAAGGTCTCCGCTACTCAGCCGATTTTGCGGTGGAGTTGGTGCTGGAGGATGCACAAGTGGAGAAAGCGGAACGCGAATGA
- a CDS encoding hypothetical protein (TriTrypDB/GeneDB-style sysID: LpmP.20.1540), which translates to MMPFGELCQRKGASFVARRAPQAGALRVICANSSPIQASWMPPCAAAVPRCACRCTSTLSRNSVLNAENTSRSPKSCWGTAPAQSSTSRSDDDPANLTTPIAELLQHREHMINMYVGLLADRRVQYRDQLLLNALSPIQAGMQTLLRHLLASHPEAVAGAMEVRQEARAQMTSDDVRRLKETWMQISGVAAHSGEAAMRHAYFRELRDCYATLLCSGLPRTDNEVRLILSEMHSTDLIEPDASFYEAVFIALWSLDDVREATGEHRAAGSAHTSEIVSGEVRQLRRGVAGDLAGHYMGHALAQLSTSSTANASAGLGHTAVRPETWEVFFTTLANAQPAPKLMDLWWKRFLEWLDEEATPVSAKASLGLQDEGASAAKGRPVPYQAAHAVLAWCAQSREMERALNYFNVVNQRGVTLHTTTMPHVSLPSELAEGFTRAGCLSSPSTRTPLQQLQLALLVKLMASTKSIKMDGGLRALVVRDVQRQVTPDVLYTAPWGVINDLISGLSVASAMQLLRQCSSFSATAAVSSTTTKKRNRSEDRAGDDEVAVGSAVKGSGRREIPFFVWASLLRRCCREHLQDEAESLFLFLRKQFPITVPEKRELIEIMMRMYTTMHPADFPSAMDVFLQHVLRTPEGEPKVEPDAVLYGLLIKSADSRNAAMMVFLEACAAGVALTEEVFEALMSSTQYKRLAWLSRKLPHDYAASSLDAQLKIPANADAHLRREEALRARGKPLYDSTGDVE; encoded by the coding sequence ATGATGCCATTTGGGGAACTCTGCCAACGAAAGGGTGCGTCTTTTGTGGCCAGGAGGGCTCCACAAGCAGGTGCGCTACGAGTAATCTGCGCGAATAGCAGTCCAATCCAAGCTTCATGGATGCCaccctgcgccgccgccgtgccgaGGTGTGCATGTCGATGCACTTCCACGCTAAGTCGGAATTCCGTCTTGAATGCAGAAAACACTTCGAGATCCCCTAAGAGCTGCTGGGGTACGGCACCGGCACAATCTTCCACGTCCCGAAGCGACGATGATCCCGCGAATCTGACCACACCTATTGCAGAGCTTCTGCAACACCGTGAGCACATGATCAACATGTACGTGGGTCTCTTGGCAGACCGACGTGTCCAGTATCGagatcagctgctgctgaacgcCTTGAGCCCTATTCAAGCCGGTATGCAGACGCTGCTCCGGCACTTGCTGGCGTCTCACCCTGAGGCAGTCGCTGGTGCTATGGAAGTACGTCAAGAAGCACGTGCGCAGATGACATCTGACGACGTGCGAAGACTGAAGGAGACGTGGATGCAAATTAGTGGTGTCGCTGCTCATTCGGGCGAGGCGGCAATGCGTCACGCCTACTTCCGTGAGCTGCGTGACTGCTACGCGACGCTCCTTTGCAGTGGTTTGCCACGGACTGATAACGAGGTGCGGCTCATCCTCAGCGAAATGCACAGCACCGACCTGATTGAACCCGACGCATCCTTCTACGAGGCAGTCTTCATAGCTTTGTGGTCTCTTGACGACGTGCGTGAGGCAACCGGAGAGCACCGTGCCGCAGGGTCGGCCCATACGTCAGAGATCGTGAGTGGGGAGgtgaggcagctgcggcggggCGTGGCGGGGGACCTTGCCGGACACTATATGGGCCACGCACTGGCGCAACTCTCGACTTCCAGTACGGCGAATGCGAGCGCAGGCCTGGGGCACACAGCGGTACGTCCCGAAACGTGGGAAGTCTTCTTCACCACATTGGCCAACGCTCAGCCTGCGCCGAAGCTGATGGATCTTTGGTGGAAGCGATTCTTAGAGTGGTTGGACGAGGAGGCAACACCAGTGTCAGCTAAGGCATCTCTCGGCCTACAAGACGAGGGGGCAAGCGCCGCAAAGGGGAGACCAGTGCCGTATCAAGCAGCTCACGCCGTCCTCGCGTGGTGCGCGCAGTCGCGCGAGATGGAGAGGGCGTTGAACTATTTCAACGTTGTCAATCAACGTGGTGTCACGCTACATACAACTACAATGCCACACGTTTCCTTGCCTTCTGAGCTAGCGGAGGGCTTCACCCGGGCcggctgcctctcctctccttctacGCGCACGCCGTTGCAACAGCTGCAACTTGCTCTTCTTGTAAAACTTATGGCGAGTACAAAGTCTATCAAGATGGACGGAGGACTGCGCGCACTGGTGGTACGAGATGTGCAACGGCAAGTTACCCCAGATGTGCTGTACACAGCGCCGTGGGGAGTCATCAACGACTTGATTTCTGGGCTCTCGGTGGCAAGCGCAATGCAGCTCCTGCGTCAATGCTCTTCATtctccgccacggcagcggtgtcaTCGACGACGACAAAGAAGCGAAACCGTTCAGAGGACAGAGCAGGCGATGACGAAGTGGCGGTGGGCTCTGCCGTGAAGGGCAGTGGTAGACGTGAGATTCCGTTTTTTGTGTGGGCCTCACTgctgcgccggtgctgccgagaGCACCTGCAGGACGAGGCGGAGTCCCTTTTCCTGTTTCTGCGCAAGCAGTTCCCGATCACGGTGCCGGAGAAGCGCGAGCTGATCGAGATTATGATGCGCATGTACACGACGATGCACCCCGCCGACTTTCCTTCCGCCATGGATGTTTTTCTTCAGCATGTTCTTCGTACACCAGAAGGGGAGCCAAAGGTCGAGCCCGACGCCGTGCTTTACGGGCTCCTCATCAAGAGCGCAGACTCCCGAAACGCGGCTATGATGGTCTTTCTGGAGGCCTGCGCGGCTGGCGTGGCGCTCACCGAGGAAGTTTTTGAGGCTCTCATGAGCTCGACGCAGTACAAAAGGCTTGCATGGTTGAGTCGGAAACTGCCCCACGACtacgccgcctcctcgctaGATGCGCAGCTGAAGATCCCGGCCAACGCCGATGCACATCTTCGCCGAGAGGAGGCCCTTCGTGCTCGCGGAAAACCACTCTACGACTCGACGGGAGATGTCGAGTAA